The genomic region TCCGGGCCCTGCCGGCGTTCGAGGGTCGCTCCACCGCCCGCACCTGGCTGCTCGGCATCGCCCGGCGGGCCTGCGCCGACCACCTCCGCACCGTCGTCCGCCGCCGCCGGCTCGACGAACGCCTGGCCGGCAACGCGCACACCGACCACCCGCATCCGGACCCGGCCGGGCAACTCGGGGCCACCGACCTCGTGCGCCGGTTGAGCCCCGAGCGACGCGCGGCGTTCGTGCTCACCCAACTGCACGGCCTGTCGTACGCCGAGGCCGCCGCCGTCGAAGGTGTGCCAGTGGGCACCATCCGCTCCCGGGTCGCCCGGGCCCGAGACGAACTCGTCCAGGCGGTCGGCGACGCCCTCGCCGGCTGAGCCGGAACTTCCGGCGGAGACGGAACGACAAATGACCGTGACAGCACCCACCACCACCCCGGCCGACCGCTGGTCACTCGTGCGGCAGTGGCTCGGCCTCGCGGTCCGGCTCGGCCTCGCCGCAGTCTGGTTGGTGGCCGGCGCGTCGAAGGTCGGCGACCTGGCCGCCTCCGGCCGGGCCGTGAACGCCTACCAGGTGATGCCGTACGACGTGGCGACAGTGATCGGCGCCGCACTGCCCTTCGTCGAGCTGGCCCTGGGCGTGCTGCTGCTGCTCGGGCTGGCCACCCGGCTCAGCGCGACGATCTCCGCCGTGCTGCTGCTGGTCTTCATCGCGGGCATCGCGTCGGCGTGGTCGCGGGGTCTGGCCATCGACTGCGGCTGCTTCGGCAGCGGTGGGCAGCTCGCCGAGGGACAGGCACCCAGTTACCTCCCGGAGATCCTGCGGGACCTGGGATTCTTGGTACTGGCCGGATTTCTGCTGATCTGGCCGCGTACGCCCGTCTCGGTGGACGGGTGGCTGTCCGCCGAACCGGCCGTGGAGGACGAGGATGAGTAGTCGCAAGGGGCAGCGGGACGCGGCCCGTGTGGTCCGCCAGCAACTGGCCCGTGAGCGTCGACGTCGCCGCACCATCTGGGTCTCCGCCGCCGCCGTCGCGGTGCTGATCATCGCCGGCCTGATCGGCTGGGCAGCCTGGTCCAGCCAACGGTCCGACGACTTCACCACCCCGCCCGGCGCCAACGCCGACGGCACCGGCATCGTCACCGGCGGCGGCCCGGTGACCATCGACGTCTACGAGGACTTCCTCTGCCCGGCCTGCAACCAGTTCGAGCAGACCAGCGGGCCCACCCTGGAACAGTTGGCCGCCGAGAACAAGGCGAAGGTGGTCTACCACCCCGTCGCCTACCTCAACCGCTTCTCCACCACCGCGTACTCCACCCGCTCGTCGGCCGCCTCCGGCTGCGCCGCCGCCGGCGGCAAGTTCCACGAGTACGCCAAGGCGCTCTACGCCAAGCAGCCAGCGGAGGGCGGCGCCGGGCTCAGCGACGACGAACTGATCGACATCGGCACCTCCGTGGGCCTCGACCGGGCCTCGTTCGGCGACTGCGTCAAGGAGGGCACGTACAAGACGTGGACCGAGCACGTCACCGAGGAGGCCAGCCGCGACAACATCACCAGCACACCGACCATCCTGATCAACGGCCAGCCGCTCGCCGACCGCAGCCCGCAGGGCCTCACCGCAGCCGTGGCGGCGGCCGGCAAGTGATCCGTACCCTGCTGGCCCGCGCCGGCCTGGTCGCCACCGCCGCCTGCGCAGTGACCTTGCTGACGGCGGCGCCCGCCGCCGCGCACGGCGCGGACGCCCCGGACGGCAGCGACTACCGCACCCGCGTCACAGACGTCACGCCTGCCCGGCCCGGCCTGGAGGTACGGGTCATCGAGGCGGGCGCCCGACTGGAGCTGACAAACCGCACCGGCCGCCCGATCGAGGTGATCGGCTACTCCGGTGAGCCGTACCTGCGGGTCGGCCCCGACGGCGTCTACGAGAACACCCGCTCCCCCGCCACGTACCTCAACCGCACCCTCGCCGGGGACACCACCCTTCCCGCAGACGCGGACCCGGCCGCCCCGCCGTCCTGGCGCCGCGTCGACGGCGGCAGCACAGTGCGCTGGCACGACCAGCGGGCGCTCTGGCAGGAGTCGGCACCACCGGCCGCCGTACGCGCCGCGCCCGACCGCGAGCACCGCGTCCGGGACTGGACGATCCCGCTACGCGACGGCGCCGAGCCGGCGCGGATCAGCGGCACGCTGGACTGGGTGCCGCCGCCGGACGCGTACACCTGGTGGACGGTGACGATCGTGGGGGCGCTCGCGGTGGGGGCGCTCGGCCTGCTCGCCGCCGCCGCGCCGGCCGGCACGCGGGCTCTTGCCGCGCTGGGCGTGCTGCTGATCGTCGGCGGCACCGTCGCCGTGGTCTACCCGGTGGGGCGAGAACTGGACGCCGGCGCCCAGGGCGTGGGTGGCGTGCTCCTCGGGCTGCTGGGCGGGCAGTTGTGGTCGCTGCTCACCGGCCTCGGCGCGCTCGCCGCAGGCGCGTACGCGCTGGCCCGCCGCCCGGCCGCCGACTTCGCGGTGGCGCTTGCCGGAGCCTGCCTGGCCCTCTTTGCCGGGGTGGGCAACGCAGCGGTGTTCGCCCGGTCCGTCGCCCCGGTGCCCTGGCCGCCCGAGATCGCTCGCGTGCTGGTGGCAGTCGTGCTGGTCACAGGAGCCGGCGCGACCGCCGCCGGCGTCCTCCGCCTACACGCAGCCTCCCGGACCCCAACCCCAACCCGCACCTAGCGCCACGCCCGGCACCGCCCCGCCCGTGCCGCCCCCGCACCTCACCGCCCCGCGATCTTGCAGTTGCTGCCGCCGCATTCGCCGCGAAAGCCTCATACCGGCGACACAGAGTGCAAGATCGCGGGAGCGGGGTGGGGCGCGGGCGTGAGGGGTGGGAGTGAGGGGCGCTAGGGGCGC from Micromonospora profundi harbors:
- a CDS encoding MauE/DoxX family redox-associated membrane protein — encoded protein: MTVTAPTTTPADRWSLVRQWLGLAVRLGLAAVWLVAGASKVGDLAASGRAVNAYQVMPYDVATVIGAALPFVELALGVLLLLGLATRLSATISAVLLLVFIAGIASAWSRGLAIDCGCFGSGGQLAEGQAPSYLPEILRDLGFLVLAGFLLIWPRTPVSVDGWLSAEPAVEDEDE
- a CDS encoding DsbA family protein; protein product: MSSRKGQRDAARVVRQQLARERRRRRTIWVSAAAVAVLIIAGLIGWAAWSSQRSDDFTTPPGANADGTGIVTGGGPVTIDVYEDFLCPACNQFEQTSGPTLEQLAAENKAKVVYHPVAYLNRFSTTAYSTRSSAASGCAAAGGKFHEYAKALYAKQPAEGGAGLSDDELIDIGTSVGLDRASFGDCVKEGTYKTWTEHVTEEASRDNITSTPTILINGQPLADRSPQGLTAAVAAAGK
- a CDS encoding sigma-70 family RNA polymerase sigma factor — its product is MSPVARDFGVGPAGDVVRDEATEWALTARHGDPAAQAAFVRLTQAEVWRFAAALVSPDSADDLTQETYLRAFRALPAFEGRSTARTWLLGIARRACADHLRTVVRRRRLDERLAGNAHTDHPHPDPAGQLGATDLVRRLSPERRAAFVLTQLHGLSYAEAAAVEGVPVGTIRSRVARARDELVQAVGDALAG